The Kroppenstedtia pulmonis genome has a segment encoding these proteins:
- a CDS encoding Mrp/NBP35 family ATP-binding protein translates to MLTVDKILEALRGVNEPELKNNLVKLNLIRNIRIFDARVSLQLMLLNEDSPHRESLRNDVVQALTAIGAEQVDISFGVLSDKEQEALAARIRQEHQERIRNKASRGRQPVNNEGHTGWMSQNKIEFISVASGKGGVGKSTVAVNLAVALVREGKKVGLIDADIYGFSVPDMMGIEQRPTVEGKRIYPVERFGVKVISMGFFVEENAPVIWRGPMLGKMLRNFFEEVEWGELDYIILDLPPGTGDVALDVHQMLPQSKELLVTTPHATAAFVAARAGAMAIHTDHEIVGVVENMAYYQCTSCDQKDHIFGQGGGEKLAEELNTRLLAQIPLGVPDNGDPSDPDFSPSIYGKETRIGQVYQELAKKIIG, encoded by the coding sequence ATGCTGACTGTGGATAAAATTTTGGAGGCTCTCCGGGGTGTAAATGAGCCGGAGCTGAAGAATAACCTGGTAAAACTAAACCTGATTCGCAATATCCGGATTTTTGATGCCAGGGTTTCCCTGCAATTGATGTTATTAAACGAGGATTCCCCTCACCGGGAATCATTGCGTAATGATGTGGTACAGGCCTTGACTGCGATTGGGGCGGAACAGGTTGACATCAGCTTTGGTGTCTTAAGCGACAAGGAACAGGAAGCTCTGGCGGCACGGATTCGCCAGGAACATCAAGAAAGAATTCGCAATAAAGCAAGCCGTGGGCGTCAGCCGGTTAATAATGAAGGTCATACAGGATGGATGTCCCAGAATAAAATTGAGTTTATATCCGTGGCCAGTGGAAAAGGTGGGGTAGGTAAATCTACTGTAGCTGTGAACTTGGCAGTTGCCCTGGTTCGGGAAGGGAAAAAAGTAGGGCTGATCGATGCCGATATATATGGATTTAGTGTTCCGGACATGATGGGTATCGAACAGCGCCCCACTGTAGAGGGCAAAAGGATCTACCCGGTGGAGCGATTTGGTGTCAAGGTAATCTCCATGGGATTTTTTGTGGAAGAAAACGCACCGGTTATTTGGCGTGGACCGATGTTGGGTAAAATGTTGCGTAACTTTTTTGAGGAAGTGGAATGGGGGGAGCTGGACTATATTATTCTGGACCTACCTCCGGGAACCGGTGATGTGGCGTTGGATGTCCATCAAATGCTTCCCCAGAGTAAAGAGCTTCTCGTGACCACCCCCCATGCGACAGCGGCATTTGTCGCCGCCCGGGCCGGTGCGATGGCAATTCATACAGACCATGAGATAGTGGGAGTTGTGGAAAACATGGCCTACTATCAATGTACTTCCTGTGATCAGAAGGATCACATTTTCGGTCAGGGCGGAGGAGAAAAGTTGGCAGAGGAATTGAACACCCGACTTTTAGCCCAGATTCCCCTGGGTGTCCCGGATAACGGAGACCCCTCCGATCCTGACTTTTCACCATCGATTTATGGGAAAGAGACTCGAATCGGGCAGGTTTATCAAGAACTGGCCAAAAAAATTATAGGGTGA
- a CDS encoding OsmC family protein has product MELKLSWKGKMQFQTQTPSGHPITLDAAPEVGGENQGPRPMELLLAATGACSGIDIVDILRKMRLDVQGFDMQVSGERAEEHPRRFTKLHVHYRLQGDLPVEKVRRAVDLSREKYCSVSQSLQAKMTTSFEINGEKHE; this is encoded by the coding sequence ATGGAACTGAAACTGAGTTGGAAAGGAAAAATGCAATTTCAAACACAAACACCCTCCGGTCATCCCATCACCTTGGATGCGGCCCCGGAAGTGGGAGGAGAAAATCAGGGTCCCCGTCCCATGGAGTTGTTACTGGCTGCCACCGGGGCCTGTTCCGGAATCGATATTGTTGATATCCTTCGCAAGATGCGTCTGGATGTTCAAGGTTTCGATATGCAGGTTTCCGGTGAAAGAGCGGAGGAGCATCCCAGGCGCTTTACCAAACTTCATGTCCATTATCGTTTACAGGGGGACTTGCCTGTGGAAAAAGTGCGTCGGGCGGTGGATCTGTCCCGGGAGAAATATTGTTCCGTTTCTCAGTCTCTCCAAGCAAAAATGACCACCAGTTTTGAAATCAATGGCGAGAAACATGAATAA
- the pdaB gene encoding polysaccharide deacetylase family sporulation protein PdaB → MKFFWVLSGKRIKRGLMLAMALVFALGIFYAEQNDIQVFMPLDSGPAAIYSVDTDKKQLALTFDISWGEERSGPILDVLEQKGVKKATFFLSSPWSETHPDIVKRIVDMGFEVGSHGHRHDNYSTLSDEQIRTQIRKAHHILTKVSKTEPNLIRYPNGDFDKRVLKIADEMGYTSVQWDTDSLDWMNPGKEKIINRVISKAHPGDIILMHASDSSKQLHEALPVIIDQLKEKGYQFVSVSELIAGSEVDLNPVD, encoded by the coding sequence GTGAAATTTTTCTGGGTCCTATCAGGTAAGAGAATAAAACGCGGATTGATGTTAGCGATGGCTCTGGTGTTTGCCCTTGGCATTTTTTATGCGGAGCAAAATGATATCCAGGTCTTTATGCCCCTTGATTCAGGACCGGCTGCAATCTACAGTGTGGATACTGATAAGAAGCAATTGGCTCTCACCTTTGATATCAGCTGGGGAGAAGAACGGAGCGGACCCATTCTCGATGTGCTGGAACAAAAAGGAGTTAAAAAGGCAACCTTCTTTCTCTCTTCCCCATGGTCGGAAACACACCCGGATATCGTAAAAAGAATTGTCGATATGGGATTTGAGGTGGGAAGTCACGGACACCGCCACGACAACTACAGCACATTGAGTGATGAACAGATCCGCACCCAGATTCGCAAAGCCCACCATATTTTGACCAAAGTATCCAAAACAGAACCTAATTTAATCCGCTATCCAAACGGGGATTTCGATAAACGGGTGCTAAAGATCGCTGATGAAATGGGTTATACATCCGTTCAGTGGGACACGGATTCACTGGACTGGATGAACCCCGGTAAAGAGAAAATCATTAACCGGGTCATAAGTAAAGCCCATCCTGGGGACATCATTTTGATGCATGCCAGTGATTCCAGCAAACAGCTCCATGAAGCACTCCCGGTAATCATCGATCAATTAAAAGAAAAGGGATATCAGTTCGTCTCTGTATCGGAACTGATCGCAGGATCGGAAGTGGATCTGAATCCTGTGGATTAA
- a CDS encoding TetR/AcrR family transcriptional regulator yields the protein MARRKVDEGELLVAAEELLLERGYSGFHFGVLSEKLGVGRSTIYEYYSSKEQLIIAYMDQVMRQIMEECEEWSSSAPLERLQGYLTVFMRYSQIHRIIQLLPKIDRSVSLEVENSIKKLSDDHEKVYTWIVDTIDEAKADGGIRHDLPTPLIAAMIFSSIQLTDVMKGRGFVSGEMVFSFLYEGFQPLS from the coding sequence ATGGCAAGAAGAAAAGTGGATGAAGGGGAACTGTTGGTTGCGGCGGAGGAGTTGTTGTTAGAGCGTGGATACAGCGGATTTCATTTCGGTGTCCTTTCGGAAAAGTTGGGTGTAGGGAGGAGCACCATTTACGAATACTACTCCAGTAAAGAACAACTCATTATTGCCTATATGGATCAAGTGATGAGGCAAATCATGGAGGAATGTGAAGAATGGTCTTCCTCCGCACCGTTAGAACGACTGCAAGGATATTTAACCGTTTTCATGCGATATTCCCAAATCCATCGGATTATTCAGCTGTTGCCTAAGATTGATCGGTCGGTCTCTTTGGAGGTGGAAAATTCCATCAAAAAACTATCCGATGATCATGAAAAGGTATACACCTGGATTGTGGATACCATTGACGAAGCAAAGGCGGATGGAGGGATTCGGCATGATTTGCCGACACCGTTGATTGCCGCCATGATTTTTTCCTCCATTCAACTGACGGATGTGATGAAGGGAAGAGGATTTGTATCCGGCGAAATGGTTTTCAGCTTTTTGTATGAAGGGTTTCAACCCTTATCATAA
- a CDS encoding Lrp/AsnC family transcriptional regulator, with the protein MDQLDKQILMVLQEQARISMTELGKAVALSQPAVTERVRRMEEKGIIDHYRAIVSPKQVHKPISAFLLFHTKKCESFVAYCRDSSDVIELHRISGQYNFLVKMVAPSLQSLEDGINAMGGYGDSTTLVVLSSPIPHKHIAPL; encoded by the coding sequence ATGGACCAATTGGATAAACAAATCCTGATGGTACTGCAAGAACAAGCTCGAATTTCAATGACAGAGCTGGGTAAAGCCGTTGCCTTATCACAACCTGCAGTGACAGAGAGAGTACGAAGAATGGAAGAAAAGGGGATCATTGATCATTACCGCGCAATTGTTTCACCGAAGCAAGTACATAAACCTATTTCAGCGTTTCTGCTATTTCATACCAAAAAATGTGAGAGTTTTGTTGCCTATTGCCGGGATTCCTCAGATGTGATTGAACTGCATAGAATCAGCGGCCAATATAACTTTTTGGTAAAGATGGTAGCCCCATCGTTACAATCCCTGGAGGATGGAATCAACGCCATGGGGGGGTATGGAGATTCCACCACTCTCGTTGTCCTTTCTTCACCGATCCCACACAAACATATTGCTCCGCTGTAA
- a CDS encoding alkene reductase — MEESQLLNPTNIGNWKLRNRIVMAPMTRSFADDHTGVVRRDVVEYYRRRAADGIGLIITEGINPSPRAKGTFGIPGLYTKDQITAWRKVTDAVHKEGGTIVAQLWHVGRLTHPKLTGGYPPQAPSSIRAEGLVHRLRKPYEMPEEMTESAIQRVIKEYAQAARNAMDAGFDGVEIHGAHGYLIDQFNSEVTNIRKDRYGGNLAQRLTFMKEVLTAVVKEIGAEKTIIRFSEIKDDLPNYQWGEPEETIKTFIRSFQDIGICIVHPSTNHFTEILVNGMTLHELVRKYWKGVIIGVGNLNVDLASNAIREGMIDLAAFGRPLLANPDFVERVKQGRAIASYDPKRDLCSLL, encoded by the coding sequence ATGGAAGAGAGCCAGTTGCTCAATCCCACTAACATTGGGAATTGGAAGCTCCGTAACCGTATCGTGATGGCACCGATGACGCGCAGTTTTGCGGATGATCATACAGGGGTGGTTAGGCGGGATGTCGTTGAGTATTATCGAAGACGGGCAGCAGATGGCATAGGACTTATCATTACTGAAGGGATCAATCCCAGCCCGAGAGCAAAGGGAACCTTTGGTATCCCAGGCTTATATACAAAAGATCAAATCACCGCCTGGAGAAAAGTAACGGATGCTGTTCATAAAGAAGGAGGAACGATTGTGGCGCAGCTTTGGCATGTAGGCAGGCTGACCCATCCTAAGTTAACCGGTGGCTACCCGCCCCAAGCGCCTTCTTCCATCAGAGCTGAAGGCTTAGTTCACCGATTGCGCAAACCATATGAAATGCCAGAAGAAATGACTGAGAGTGCCATACAAAGAGTAATTAAGGAGTATGCACAAGCTGCCCGAAATGCCATGGACGCGGGATTTGACGGTGTTGAAATCCATGGAGCGCATGGATACTTGATTGACCAATTTAACAGTGAGGTTACGAATATAAGAAAGGACCGATACGGTGGAAATTTGGCACAGCGCTTAACCTTTATGAAGGAAGTGTTAACAGCGGTTGTAAAGGAAATCGGTGCAGAAAAAACAATTATTCGTTTTTCGGAAATAAAAGATGATCTGCCAAATTATCAGTGGGGTGAACCGGAAGAGACCATAAAAACGTTTATCCGGTCTTTTCAGGATATTGGTATATGCATCGTCCATCCATCAACCAATCACTTTACTGAAATCCTTGTAAATGGAATGACACTGCATGAACTGGTACGAAAATATTGGAAAGGGGTCATCATTGGAGTTGGCAATTTGAATGTAGATCTGGCTTCCAATGCAATTAGAGAAGGTATGATTGATTTAGCAGCATTCGGCCGTCCGCTGCTGGCCAACCCCGACTTTGTTGAAAGAGTTAAACAAGGAAGAGCCATTGCTTCCTACGATCCTAAACGCGATCTTTGTTCGTTGCTTTAA
- the cwlD gene encoding N-acetylmuramoyl-L-alanine amidase CwlD has translation MWSKGLKGSNKKRLLIWLSLGLAIITGIVIGWPPWSSQNVFNMPLVGQVIVIDPGHGGQDGGAVSKGGVVEKEVALAIALRLRDYLQESGALVIMTRETDRDLADEGTRRRKSQDLMRRAHLVKTSHANLFISVHLNAVPSPRWTGAQTFYHPKLEANKKLAQRIQSELVRNLANTKRIAKQIGDIYVLKQSSVPSALVEVGFLSNPEEARKLADPRYQEKMAASIYNGILLYYSDQKEGEE, from the coding sequence ATGTGGAGCAAAGGGCTGAAAGGAAGCAACAAAAAAAGACTGCTGATCTGGCTAAGCTTAGGTTTGGCCATCATAACCGGAATAGTAATCGGTTGGCCGCCATGGAGCAGTCAGAATGTCTTTAACATGCCCTTAGTCGGTCAAGTGATCGTTATTGATCCAGGTCATGGCGGACAAGATGGTGGTGCTGTCAGTAAAGGTGGTGTAGTGGAAAAGGAAGTTGCTTTGGCTATTGCTCTGCGATTGCGGGATTATTTACAGGAATCCGGAGCCTTGGTCATCATGACCAGAGAGACAGACCGGGACTTGGCGGATGAAGGAACCCGTCGGCGCAAGTCTCAAGATTTGATGAGACGGGCTCACCTTGTAAAGACCAGTCACGCAAACCTTTTTATCAGTGTTCATCTGAATGCGGTTCCTTCTCCACGTTGGACCGGTGCTCAAACTTTTTATCATCCGAAATTGGAAGCAAATAAAAAATTGGCTCAGCGAATTCAATCCGAGTTGGTTCGGAATTTGGCCAATACGAAGCGGATTGCCAAGCAGATTGGAGATATCTATGTCCTGAAACAGTCTTCTGTTCCTTCAGCCTTGGTGGAAGTCGGTTTTTTGTCCAATCCTGAGGAAGCCCGAAAGTTGGCGGACCCCCGATATCAGGAAAAAATGGCGGCATCCATTTATAACGGTATTCTTTTATATTATTCCGATCAGAAAGAAGGAGAGGAGTGA
- a CDS encoding ABC transporter permease: MSTLATIATVCFVLIAMGVSLWQKLNLEKDLIIATLRAGIQLTLVGYVLQFIFEVNSWIYILLIITVAVSVAAGNAASRGKGIPYIYLRVLLTISVVTGLTLSGMLGLGMIEAKASMLIPISGMVIGNSMVVSSLLLSRMKENAISMREEILVSLSLGASYKQASRKMVKQAVKAGMIPIIDSTKTVGLVQLPGMMTGLIIAGTPPLEAVRYQLLIMFSFTASAALVSMILAFLVYPTLFNKEHQYRGWKDS, encoded by the coding sequence GTGAGTACTTTAGCCACAATCGCTACAGTGTGCTTTGTCTTAATCGCAATGGGAGTTTCCCTGTGGCAGAAACTGAATCTGGAAAAGGATTTGATCATTGCAACCTTACGGGCTGGTATCCAGCTTACACTCGTGGGGTATGTACTACAGTTTATTTTTGAAGTGAATTCTTGGATATATATTCTGCTTATTATAACAGTGGCAGTATCGGTAGCCGCCGGAAACGCTGCTTCCAGGGGAAAGGGTATTCCTTATATTTACTTGCGGGTGCTATTGACGATTTCGGTGGTGACAGGTTTGACTTTGTCCGGCATGTTGGGATTGGGAATGATTGAGGCAAAGGCGAGTATGCTGATTCCGATCAGTGGAATGGTCATCGGCAACAGTATGGTCGTCTCGTCACTTCTTTTAAGCAGAATGAAGGAAAATGCCATCTCCATGCGGGAAGAGATTTTAGTATCGTTATCATTGGGAGCTTCCTACAAACAGGCTAGCAGAAAGATGGTGAAACAAGCGGTGAAAGCCGGGATGATTCCCATTATTGATTCCACCAAAACTGTCGGGTTGGTCCAACTGCCGGGAATGATGACCGGTTTGATCATTGCGGGTACTCCACCCTTGGAGGCTGTTCGTTATCAGTTGTTGATCATGTTTTCCTTTACTGCTTCCGCAGCCCTGGTCAGTATGATCTTGGCATTTTTGGTTTATCCCACACTGTTTAACAAAGAACACCAGTATAGAGGATGGAAGGATTCCTGA
- a CDS encoding KinB-signaling pathway activation protein, protein MTIRKLFFLFWTTFAVGIVTAPIAALLLQTFFGPIGLNIKQELWAGVLYGAIAQMGFFAYLVFNMIAIGFIRNSRLYQGLQLILVIGILVKVGTGDFGEPGYSGLILPLTVLGISLVVAYFKMKATNPNGFIPALFFMVAATMLEAIPSLEQQSLEMIMLMVLTLLACNTWQVMQLHRLVESKATEAAR, encoded by the coding sequence ATGACCATACGAAAACTATTTTTCCTTTTTTGGACAACGTTTGCTGTCGGTATCGTGACAGCCCCGATAGCAGCTCTGTTACTGCAAACTTTTTTTGGGCCCATCGGTTTAAACATCAAGCAGGAACTGTGGGCGGGTGTCTTGTATGGAGCCATAGCCCAAATGGGATTCTTCGCTTATTTGGTCTTTAATATGATTGCCATCGGATTTATTCGTAACTCCCGCCTGTATCAAGGGCTTCAGTTGATACTGGTAATCGGAATCCTGGTTAAAGTGGGGACCGGCGATTTTGGTGAACCAGGATATTCCGGACTCATTCTTCCTTTGACAGTATTGGGGATCAGTCTGGTAGTCGCTTATTTTAAAATGAAAGCAACCAACCCCAATGGCTTTATCCCGGCTCTATTTTTTATGGTGGCGGCTACGATGTTGGAAGCGATTCCTTCTCTGGAACAACAATCTTTGGAAATGATTATGCTGATGGTGTTGACTCTTCTGGCCTGTAATACCTGGCAAGTCATGCAATTGCACCGTCTGGTGGAATCCAAGGCAACGGAAGCGGCCCGTTAA
- the gerD gene encoding spore germination lipoprotein GerD — MAYKRWIAGLTGMLLAVLGACSPNPKPESKQQDYQETKQMIVDVLHSQEGKKAFQELLKEPDFRNEIIIQDQEFEQVFQKLLTDPKMSKQLETVLAKTEVASNFAKVTQKEQAQLSKQLMKDPEYQKMMMDLWKDPEYTKQQLQLMKSQDYRKQTMKVMEEALDNPMFKEKFSKLMEEAMKKQQQGESGGQKQEGGGQEQQQGEQQS; from the coding sequence ATGGCCTACAAACGATGGATTGCCGGGTTGACGGGAATGCTCCTTGCGGTGTTGGGAGCCTGTTCCCCAAATCCCAAGCCGGAATCCAAACAACAGGATTATCAGGAAACCAAACAGATGATCGTCGATGTTCTGCACTCACAGGAAGGAAAAAAAGCTTTTCAGGAATTGCTTAAAGAGCCGGATTTCCGCAATGAGATCATCATTCAGGATCAGGAGTTTGAACAGGTCTTTCAAAAGCTGCTGACCGACCCCAAAATGAGTAAACAATTGGAAACGGTCTTGGCCAAAACAGAAGTCGCCTCCAACTTCGCCAAGGTGACGCAAAAAGAACAGGCACAACTGTCTAAACAGCTGATGAAAGATCCGGAATACCAAAAAATGATGATGGATCTCTGGAAGGACCCGGAGTACACGAAACAACAGCTTCAACTGATGAAAAGTCAGGATTACCGGAAACAAACCATGAAAGTGATGGAGGAAGCTCTGGATAATCCCATGTTTAAAGAAAAGTTCTCCAAGTTAATGGAAGAAGCGATGAAAAAACAACAACAGGGAGAAAGCGGTGGACAAAAACAGGAAGGTGGAGGTCAGGAACAGCAGCAAGGGGAGCAGCAATCATAA
- the rarD gene encoding EamA family transporter RarD, which translates to MFKKLSDSTIGVMYTVASYVSWGFLPIYWYFLRHISAYELFSHRILWSFVFGSLILFLIKGWPQVKQVITQWKNAFWTFVGALLIGTNWFIFIWAVTTNHVIEASLGYYINPLFSVALGVIILKEKLNRWKTISLFTAAVGVFLMTVQFGQIPWIALIIALSFALYGLVKKMIKVEAIVSVTLETMFILPFVLPLLVFVEMEGTSSLSQISPIETLLLIGAGAVTALPLLWFAKGAQCVPLSTLGFLQYINPTLQLLVGIFVFHETFTYSHLISFGFIWLALAIFSVSQLNFMQYYHIRMLQKGKSSD; encoded by the coding sequence ATGTTTAAAAAACTTTCTGATTCAACCATCGGTGTTATGTATACAGTAGCTTCGTATGTCTCTTGGGGTTTTCTCCCCATCTACTGGTATTTCTTAAGACATATTTCTGCTTATGAACTCTTTTCCCATCGAATTCTATGGTCTTTTGTTTTTGGTTCCCTTATTTTGTTTCTTATCAAGGGATGGCCACAAGTGAAACAGGTGATCACCCAGTGGAAGAATGCCTTTTGGACGTTCGTTGGTGCACTGCTCATCGGTACGAATTGGTTTATTTTTATATGGGCCGTTACAACCAATCATGTCATCGAAGCGAGCTTAGGGTATTACATCAATCCGCTATTTAGTGTTGCACTTGGTGTGATCATCTTAAAAGAAAAATTGAACAGATGGAAGACCATCTCTCTATTTACCGCTGCTGTTGGCGTTTTCCTCATGACGGTTCAATTTGGTCAAATACCTTGGATTGCGTTAATTATTGCTTTATCATTTGCGCTATATGGATTGGTTAAAAAAATGATTAAAGTGGAAGCCATCGTATCGGTGACTTTAGAAACAATGTTTATCCTGCCTTTTGTTCTACCCTTGCTAGTTTTCGTTGAAATGGAAGGAACCAGTTCACTCAGTCAAATTTCACCCATAGAAACTTTATTGCTTATAGGAGCAGGAGCCGTCACGGCATTACCACTGTTATGGTTTGCAAAAGGCGCACAATGTGTCCCTTTATCAACACTAGGCTTCCTCCAATATATTAATCCCACTCTTCAATTGCTTGTTGGTATTTTTGTTTTTCACGAAACCTTTACCTACTCACACCTCATCAGTTTTGGCTTCATTTGGTTGGCACTAGCCATTTTTTCCGTCTCTCAACTCAACTTTATGCAATATTACCATATCAGAATGTTGCAAAAGGGAAAATCCTCAGATTAA
- a CDS encoding LysR family transcriptional regulator, translated as MTIIQMEVFLKVVETKSFTKAGEILGLTQSAVSHAIANLEAAVGFQLILRNRSGASVTSNGEKIVPYIRNILQQIKRMKQEAEGIIGLQRGKVSIGTFESVTIKWLPHILRQFNQQYPHIEIELLEGAYEEIVQWLQTGIVDVGFILERDNMIVDFYPLKDDRLRLLLPCTHALSNHQKISIQQLSSDPFIMPYKGCDEHVRKLFKKQNVLPNIKFVIKDVPSIVAMVQGGIGISIIPEMTLPDHMDRICTKHISDDVYRTIGIAAPDFKRLSPAAEKFLELTKFWIPHDAVS; from the coding sequence ATGACGATTATTCAAATGGAAGTATTCCTAAAAGTAGTCGAAACTAAAAGTTTTACAAAAGCAGGAGAGATTCTGGGATTGACACAATCAGCAGTAAGCCATGCCATTGCAAATCTTGAAGCGGCAGTGGGTTTTCAGCTAATCCTTCGAAACCGTTCGGGAGCCAGTGTTACATCAAACGGAGAAAAGATCGTTCCTTATATTCGAAATATCTTACAACAAATAAAACGAATGAAACAAGAAGCAGAGGGGATCATAGGTCTGCAAAGAGGAAAAGTGAGTATCGGTACGTTTGAGAGTGTTACAATAAAATGGCTGCCTCACATCCTGAGACAATTTAATCAACAGTATCCTCATATTGAAATTGAATTGTTGGAAGGAGCGTATGAGGAAATTGTCCAATGGCTTCAAACAGGAATAGTGGATGTAGGTTTTATACTGGAACGGGATAACATGATTGTAGATTTTTATCCCCTTAAAGACGATCGCTTAAGACTGCTGCTTCCATGTACCCATGCACTTAGTAATCATCAAAAGATATCCATACAACAGCTGAGTTCGGACCCATTTATTATGCCGTATAAAGGGTGTGATGAGCATGTACGAAAACTATTCAAAAAACAAAATGTACTGCCAAACATAAAGTTTGTCATAAAGGATGTACCTTCCATTGTTGCTATGGTTCAAGGGGGGATAGGGATTAGCATTATACCGGAAATGACGCTCCCTGATCACATGGATCGGATCTGTACAAAACACATAAGCGATGATGTCTACCGGACGATTGGAATAGCAGCTCCGGATTTTAAACGTTTATCACCTGCGGCTGAAAAATTCCTCGAACTGACAAAATTTTGGATCCCCCATGATGCTGTTTCATAA
- a CDS encoding ABC transporter ATP-binding protein, with amino-acid sequence MNPTLIRLHNVSKRYLENGEEKIILSSVNATVEQGKIIMLTGPSGSGKSTLLRLLNRLENADQGEIIYKDKPVQYWDPVQLRREVQYVFQSPILFSGTVSDNLAYPLSLQGKKLQETQMEQLLDRVGLTPATLNQSVSSLSGGEKQRVHLARSLSLQPEMLLLDEVTASLDNENAIRIEEEMRHFCLNGGTVVWISHQQEQVKRIADEIWKLEKGQLIIRKMESGGQPR; translated from the coding sequence TTGAACCCGACTTTGATTCGTTTACACAATGTGAGTAAACGTTATCTGGAAAACGGAGAAGAAAAAATAATTCTCTCTTCAGTGAATGCCACTGTGGAACAAGGAAAAATCATCATGCTGACGGGTCCCTCAGGCTCCGGTAAAAGTACGCTGTTACGTCTTCTCAATCGACTGGAAAATGCAGACCAGGGAGAGATTATCTACAAGGATAAACCTGTTCAATACTGGGATCCTGTTCAGCTGCGTCGGGAAGTTCAATATGTTTTCCAATCCCCGATCTTATTTTCCGGTACCGTTTCTGACAATTTGGCTTACCCCCTGTCATTACAGGGAAAAAAACTGCAGGAAACTCAGATGGAACAATTGTTGGATCGAGTGGGGCTAACACCGGCAACCCTCAATCAAAGTGTCAGTTCCTTGTCCGGGGGTGAAAAACAGCGGGTTCATCTGGCACGTTCCCTGTCCCTTCAGCCGGAGATGTTATTGTTGGATGAAGTGACCGCTTCCCTGGATAATGAAAATGCCATCCGGATTGAGGAAGAGATGCGTCACTTCTGTCTGAATGGGGGTACCGTTGTATGGATCAGTCATCAACAGGAACAGGTAAAGCGGATTGCTGATGAGATCTGGAAGCTGGAAAAAGGACAGTTGATCATTCGGAAAATGGAAAGCGGAGGTCAACCAAGGTGA
- a CDS encoding stage II sporulation protein M produces the protein MSRYFKALSAERRLLTVSALIFIISGILGYANSEAIQSTLEETPFWSQLQQISEGIKKDPSFLHVFSTIFLNNLKAAVVMIGLGIFFCFFPIMALLSNGMILGVVLGNVSAETGVHPLKVFVTSILPHGILELPAIIIAAAFGIRLGINFGRWLFSWASPAIKERSRRDWILLFERIPTVMVGIVLLLFVAAIIESSLILFMMTKG, from the coding sequence ATGAGCCGCTATTTCAAAGCTTTAAGCGCCGAAAGAAGATTGCTTACCGTGTCTGCCCTTATTTTTATCATCAGTGGCATTCTCGGTTATGCAAATTCTGAGGCGATCCAAAGTACCTTGGAGGAAACTCCTTTTTGGTCGCAACTTCAGCAAATTTCTGAGGGAATTAAGAAAGATCCTTCTTTCCTCCATGTTTTCAGTACTATTTTCCTCAATAATCTAAAGGCAGCGGTGGTTATGATCGGTCTCGGGATTTTCTTCTGTTTTTTTCCGATCATGGCGTTGTTGTCAAACGGGATGATATTAGGCGTGGTATTGGGCAATGTTTCCGCTGAAACCGGGGTTCATCCTCTTAAAGTGTTTGTCACATCCATTTTGCCCCACGGCATTTTGGAGCTGCCTGCCATTATCATTGCCGCTGCCTTTGGAATTCGATTGGGAATCAACTTTGGTCGGTGGCTTTTTAGTTGGGCTTCTCCGGCAATCAAGGAACGAAGTCGTCGGGATTGGATATTGCTGTTTGAACGGATTCCGACTGTTATGGTGGGAATCGTTCTCCTTTTATTTGTAGCGGCTATTATTGAGTCATCTTTGATCCTGTTTATGATGACAAAAGGGTAG